In Opitutaceae bacterium TAV5, one genomic interval encodes:
- a CDS encoding fibronectin: MTLPPLIRHAAFCLAVPLLAQNLAADYKDDIGYTALAAELGAATPDGSGVTIAHVEASTSGREDVYTYTPNTADARFSGVTFTNKSASANPPTGTSGHATTTGGLIYGNNGMGFGITEVDTYLADHWIGNGFLNTDGITTAPAIETRDVQNHSWVSGPETTAEEARAVLSRLDYAIQRDDFVAVVGVNNGKNNDRPLLSAAYNVISVGRSDGAHSSTPTADGVQRPHIVVPVGTTSDATAVVSAAAALLIGAARDAGAGFADGDKSETVKALLLAGATTLPGWSRQSETSPLDPVQGAGQLNIFNSYHILAAGQQSGATLPEGAAVASTGWDYAGISSGETISYRFNLDAQKNMTVALTWNAIWSGSNYDDLTLSLANLDLWLYEVGVDGSLSLVQQSLSTEENLEFIRVNGLAAGEYLIQVSLLSEGDIEYALAWQASVPEPATVFFVLAGIAVLVIGRIAGLPTGRRQG; encoded by the coding sequence GCCTCGCGGTTCCGCTGCTCGCACAAAACCTCGCCGCCGACTACAAGGATGATATCGGCTACACCGCCCTGGCAGCCGAGCTCGGTGCAGCGACACCCGACGGCTCCGGCGTCACCATCGCCCATGTGGAGGCAAGCACGAGCGGAAGGGAAGACGTTTATACCTACACCCCCAACACCGCGGACGCCCGGTTTTCCGGCGTCACCTTTACCAACAAAAGCGCCAGCGCCAATCCGCCGACTGGAACCTCCGGCCACGCCACCACCACCGGCGGCCTTATTTACGGAAACAACGGCATGGGCTTCGGTATCACGGAAGTGGATACCTATCTGGCCGATCACTGGATCGGTAACGGTTTTCTGAATACCGATGGCATCACCACCGCCCCGGCAATCGAAACGCGGGACGTGCAAAATCACAGCTGGGTCTCCGGCCCTGAAACCACAGCAGAAGAGGCTCGCGCCGTCCTCAGCCGGCTCGACTACGCCATCCAGCGCGACGACTTCGTGGCCGTTGTCGGCGTCAACAATGGCAAAAACAACGACAGGCCTCTCCTCTCCGCAGCCTACAACGTCATCAGCGTCGGACGAAGCGATGGCGCTCACAGCTCCACGCCCACCGCCGACGGGGTGCAGCGGCCGCACATCGTGGTGCCGGTGGGAACCACCAGCGATGCCACGGCTGTCGTCAGTGCCGCCGCGGCGCTCCTCATCGGGGCGGCGCGCGATGCGGGCGCGGGTTTTGCCGATGGCGACAAATCCGAAACCGTCAAGGCCCTGCTCCTCGCCGGCGCCACCACGCTCCCCGGCTGGAGCCGGCAGTCGGAAACCTCACCGCTCGATCCGGTCCAGGGCGCCGGCCAGCTCAATATCTTCAACAGCTACCACATCCTGGCCGCCGGCCAACAGTCGGGAGCAACCCTTCCCGAAGGAGCAGCGGTTGCGTCCACCGGCTGGGATTACGCCGGTATCTCGTCCGGCGAGACGATCTCCTACCGGTTCAACCTCGACGCCCAAAAAAACATGACCGTGGCGCTGACGTGGAACGCGATCTGGTCCGGCAGCAATTACGACGACCTCACGCTGTCGCTCGCCAATCTCGACCTCTGGCTTTACGAGGTCGGCGTGGACGGTTCGCTGAGCCTGGTCCAGCAAAGTCTTTCCACGGAAGAGAACCTCGAATTCATCCGCGTCAACGGTCTGGCTGCCGGCGAATATCTCATCCAGGTGAGCCTGCTTTCCGAAGGCGACATCGAGTATGCGCTGGCCTGGCAGGCGTCGGTCCCCGAGCCGGCAACCGTCTTTTTCGTGCTGGCGGGGATTGCGGTTCTGGTCATCGGCCGGATTGCCGGCCTGCCGACCGGCAGAAGGCAGGGATAA
- a CDS encoding MFS transporter, with the protein MSTGDDGGSHFHPPAGDKESPTAEGQILNPAAALAAAESGGGTPTPPVLPVQAATFIEKGTPAFRRTVAALFAAGFATFALLYCVQPLMPVLAREFGLTAAASSLVLSVSTATLAFGLVLTGPLSDAIGRKPIMVAALFGAALCTLAASVMPGWHGVLAMRVLVGVFLSGLVAVAMTYLSEEIQPQVLGFAMGLYIAGNAIGGMGGRLITGVVVDFVSWRVAVALMGGLALAAAMVFRRLVPESRHFRPAPLRMRSLVDGFRLHLADAALPWLFVEGFLLMGGFVTLFNYITYRLLAAPYNLSQAIVGFVSAVYLTGIYSSARVGALADRLGRRRVLWAVIGVMLAGVLVTLLDPLWLVLAGMLIFTFGFFGAHSVASSWIGRRARRARGQASSLYLLSYYLGSSVAGTCGGFFWHRAGWTGVGLFIAGLLLAALFVALHLTRVPPLATGDAGAR; encoded by the coding sequence ATGAGCACAGGCGACGATGGCGGGAGTCATTTCCACCCTCCGGCCGGCGACAAGGAAAGCCCGACCGCCGAAGGACAAATTCTCAACCCGGCTGCAGCCCTCGCGGCAGCGGAAAGCGGCGGCGGCACGCCCACCCCGCCGGTCCTGCCTGTGCAAGCAGCGACCTTTATCGAAAAAGGCACCCCGGCATTCCGGCGCACCGTCGCGGCGCTGTTTGCCGCAGGCTTCGCCACCTTCGCGCTGCTTTACTGCGTACAGCCGCTCATGCCGGTGCTCGCCCGGGAGTTCGGGCTCACCGCCGCCGCCAGCAGCCTCGTTCTCTCCGTCTCCACCGCCACGCTTGCGTTCGGGCTGGTATTGACCGGCCCGCTCTCCGATGCGATCGGACGCAAGCCGATCATGGTGGCCGCTCTCTTCGGCGCCGCGCTCTGCACACTCGCCGCCTCGGTCATGCCGGGCTGGCACGGCGTGCTGGCGATGCGCGTGCTGGTCGGCGTTTTCCTGAGCGGCCTGGTGGCGGTGGCCATGACCTACCTGAGCGAGGAGATCCAGCCGCAGGTGCTCGGTTTCGCCATGGGGCTCTATATCGCGGGGAACGCCATCGGCGGCATGGGCGGGCGGCTGATCACCGGTGTGGTCGTCGATTTCGTCTCGTGGCGTGTGGCCGTGGCCCTGATGGGCGGGCTGGCGCTGGCGGCGGCGATGGTTTTCCGGCGGCTCGTCCCGGAGTCGCGGCATTTCCGCCCTGCGCCGCTGCGGATGCGCTCGCTGGTGGACGGGTTCCGGCTCCACCTCGCCGACGCCGCGCTTCCGTGGCTGTTCGTCGAGGGATTTTTGCTGATGGGCGGATTTGTCACGCTTTTCAACTACATCACTTACCGGCTGCTCGCCGCGCCTTATAACCTGAGTCAGGCGATCGTGGGGTTTGTCTCCGCCGTCTACCTGACCGGCATCTACAGCTCGGCCCGCGTCGGCGCGCTCGCCGACAGGCTCGGGCGGCGGCGCGTGCTCTGGGCGGTGATCGGCGTGATGCTCGCCGGCGTGCTCGTGACACTCCTCGACCCGCTCTGGCTGGTGCTGGCCGGCATGCTGATTTTCACTTTCGGCTTTTTCGGCGCGCATTCGGTGGCGAGCAGCTGGATCGGCCGCCGGGCGCGACGGGCGCGCGGCCAGGCATCGTCGCTCTACCTGCTGAGTTACTATCTGGGTTCGAGCGTCGCCGGCACCTGCGGCGGGTTTTTCTGGCATCGCGCCGGCTGGACGGGCGTGGGCCTTTTTATCGCCGGTCTCCTGCTGGCAGCCCTGTTCGTCGCCCTCCACCTGACCCGCGTGCCACCCCTGGCGACCGGAGACGCCGGAGCCCGCTGA